Proteins from a genomic interval of Sphingobacterium sp. SYP-B4668:
- the ilvN gene encoding acetolactate synthase small subunit — protein MEKQEYTITLYTENSIGLIGRISTIFSRRKINIESLNTSPSEVEGIHRFTIVITETEEVVRKLCRQLEKQIDILKAYYNTNDEVIWQEQALYKVPTDIIAEKAPVERLLREYGASAVVIRNDYTVFETAGHREEIDKLTEELTKYGLIEFVRGARIAIIKNSAGFHSKLIQFEQKQPSEEIVENEYLDKRDDVFTM, from the coding sequence ATGGAAAAACAAGAATATACTATCACCCTATATACAGAGAATTCTATCGGGCTTATCGGTCGGATTTCGACCATCTTCTCTAGAAGAAAAATAAATATAGAAAGCTTAAATACCTCTCCTTCTGAAGTCGAGGGCATACATCGGTTCACCATCGTTATTACGGAGACTGAAGAAGTCGTGCGTAAGCTATGTCGTCAATTAGAGAAGCAGATAGATATCTTAAAAGCGTACTATAACACCAATGATGAAGTTATCTGGCAAGAGCAAGCTTTATATAAAGTACCAACAGACATTATCGCCGAAAAAGCACCTGTAGAACGCCTACTACGTGAATATGGGGCATCTGCGGTCGTCATTCGGAATGATTATACTGTATTTGAAACAGCTGGCCACCGTGAGGAAATTGACAAACTAACAGAAGAGCTAACCAAATACGGACTGATTGAGTTTGTACGTGGCGCTCGTATTGCTATTATCAAAAATAGTGCGGGATTTCATTCTAAATTAATTCAGTTCGAACAGAAACAACCATCTGAAGAGATTGTCGAAAATGAATATCTCGACAAACGTGATGATGTATTTACTATGTAA
- the leuC gene encoding 3-isopropylmalate dehydratase large subunit, protein MSKTLVEKIWDAHVVKREEGFPDILYIDTHLIHEVTSPQAFDGLRKRGLPVFRPQQTVATADHNVPTLNQHLPIKEELSRYQVDMLTKNCAEFGIELYGLGHPFQGIVHVIGPELGITLPGKTMVCGDSHTSTHGAFGAIAFGIGTSQVEQVFATQCLLQQKPKTMKIEVNGTLQNGVGAKDIILYIIAKISAAGGTGYFIEYAGSAIRSLSMEARMTICNMSIEMGARGGLIAPDQTTFDYIKGREFAPKGEEWDKSLAYWKTLYSDQDASFDAVLEFKAEDIAPMITYGTNPGMGMGIRESVPPTLSQPESERPSYKKALEYMGFADDAPVLGKPVDYVFIGSCTNSRIEDLREVASFVKGKQKASQVEVWIVPGSKQVEKQAKEEGLDKIFEEAGFQLREPGCSACLGMNEDKIPAGKYCVSTSNRNFEGRQGPNARTMLVSPLTAAAAAVTGKISDVRELI, encoded by the coding sequence ATGTCAAAAACATTAGTAGAAAAGATTTGGGACGCACATGTCGTCAAACGTGAAGAAGGATTTCCGGATATTCTATATATCGATACGCACCTAATCCACGAGGTCACCTCTCCTCAAGCTTTTGATGGGTTACGTAAAAGAGGGCTTCCGGTCTTTCGTCCACAACAGACTGTGGCGACTGCAGATCATAATGTCCCTACCCTTAATCAACATTTACCGATTAAAGAAGAGCTTTCTAGATATCAGGTAGACATGTTAACCAAGAACTGTGCTGAATTCGGGATAGAACTATATGGCTTAGGACACCCTTTTCAGGGTATTGTCCATGTTATTGGTCCTGAGCTTGGCATCACTTTGCCGGGCAAAACAATGGTATGTGGTGACAGCCACACATCCACACATGGAGCTTTTGGTGCTATTGCTTTTGGTATAGGCACTTCACAAGTAGAGCAAGTATTCGCCACGCAATGCTTACTACAACAAAAACCTAAGACCATGAAAATCGAGGTCAACGGTACACTTCAGAATGGAGTAGGTGCCAAAGACATCATTCTCTATATTATTGCCAAAATATCTGCTGCTGGGGGAACGGGATATTTCATTGAGTATGCAGGATCAGCCATTCGCTCATTGAGTATGGAAGCAAGGATGACTATCTGCAACATGAGTATCGAGATGGGTGCGCGTGGAGGTCTCATAGCTCCGGATCAAACTACATTTGATTATATCAAAGGTCGGGAATTTGCACCTAAAGGAGAAGAATGGGATAAATCCTTGGCATATTGGAAAACGTTATATTCTGATCAAGATGCATCTTTTGATGCTGTCCTCGAGTTCAAAGCGGAGGATATTGCTCCGATGATTACGTACGGCACCAATCCAGGAATGGGAATGGGCATCCGTGAAAGCGTACCCCCCACACTGTCTCAACCCGAAAGCGAACGTCCATCTTACAAAAAAGCGTTGGAATACATGGGATTTGCCGATGATGCACCTGTATTGGGCAAGCCGGTAGACTATGTATTCATAGGTAGTTGCACCAACTCTAGAATTGAAGATCTGAGAGAAGTAGCATCATTTGTTAAAGGAAAACAAAAAGCTTCTCAAGTAGAAGTTTGGATCGTACCTGGTTCTAAGCAAGTGGAGAAACAAGCAAAAGAAGAGGGATTAGATAAAATTTTTGAAGAAGCTGGTTTCCAATTAAGAGAACCAGGTTGTAGCGCTTGCTTAGGGATGAATGAAGATAAAATACCTGCTGGAAAGTATTGTGTATCAACATCCAATCGAAACTTTGAAGGCCGTCAAGGACCTAATGCAAGGACGATGCTGGTATCACCGCTTACTGCAGCAGCAGCAGCAGTTACCGGAAAAATAAGTGACGTAAGGGAATTGATATAA
- a CDS encoding DinB family protein — MEETFKFILQARQKFIELIDSLSVEQLNNIPSGFNNNIIWNFGHIVVSTQTLVYVRTGIKSDTTWVKYNEDYKKDTKPTRFVEQTEIDELKAIAIKSIEEICKDYENNVFGTITTFSTATYGYPMETIEEVVALTSGHDNVHYGYALAQRRLVQ, encoded by the coding sequence ATGGAAGAGACATTTAAATTTATCCTACAGGCCCGCCAAAAGTTCATTGAATTGATTGATAGCCTTTCTGTAGAACAACTAAACAATATTCCATCGGGATTCAACAACAATATCATTTGGAATTTTGGACATATTGTTGTCAGCACCCAAACATTGGTATATGTCCGTACTGGAATCAAATCAGATACTACTTGGGTCAAATACAATGAGGATTATAAAAAAGATACGAAGCCTACCCGTTTTGTAGAACAAACTGAAATCGACGAATTGAAAGCAATTGCCATCAAAAGTATCGAAGAAATCTGTAAAGACTATGAAAACAATGTTTTTGGAACAATCACAACCTTTTCAACGGCAACGTATGGTTATCCAATGGAAACAATCGAAGAAGTTGTAGCCTTGACTTCTGGTCATGATAATGTACACTATGGATACGCGTTGGCACAACGCAGACTTGTGCAATAA
- the leuB gene encoding 3-isopropylmalate dehydrogenase, whose amino-acid sequence MKKNILIIPGDGIGQEVTTWGKKVLEKIGQKYGHDFVFDEAIMGHTAIEATGDPLPEETLQKAKTNDAILFGAIGHAKYDNDPTAKVRPEQGLLKIRKELGLYANLRPILLFDELLDASSLKPEVLKGTDILFFRELTGDVYFGEKKRSEDNTFASDLMNYNRYEVERIARKAFEAARTRGRKLCSVDKANVLETSRLWREVVQELAKEYPDVETEHMFIDNAAMQLVKNPKKFDVVLTANLFGDILTDEASQIAGSMGMLASASIGDGTGFFEPIHGSAHDIAGQNKANPLASILSVALMLDISFGLQNEAKEVTQAVADTLKAGWRTGDIANTQTPADKLLGTKEMGAKVLEFIK is encoded by the coding sequence ATGAAAAAAAACATTTTAATCATCCCTGGGGACGGAATTGGACAAGAAGTAACAACTTGGGGTAAAAAAGTTTTAGAAAAGATTGGTCAAAAATACGGACACGATTTTGTATTCGACGAAGCAATCATGGGACATACGGCCATCGAGGCAACAGGAGATCCTCTCCCAGAAGAAACATTACAAAAGGCCAAAACTAATGATGCTATCCTTTTTGGAGCTATTGGCCATGCCAAATATGATAATGACCCAACAGCAAAAGTACGCCCGGAACAAGGCTTATTGAAAATCAGGAAAGAGCTTGGATTATACGCCAATCTTCGCCCTATTTTATTGTTTGATGAACTTTTAGATGCCTCTAGTTTAAAACCAGAAGTCCTCAAAGGAACGGATATCCTCTTCTTTCGCGAATTGACGGGCGATGTATACTTCGGAGAGAAGAAACGTAGTGAAGACAATACATTTGCATCCGACCTCATGAACTACAATCGTTATGAAGTCGAACGTATCGCCCGTAAAGCATTTGAAGCAGCACGCACACGAGGCCGAAAGTTATGTTCTGTAGATAAAGCCAATGTATTGGAAACTTCTCGTCTTTGGAGAGAAGTCGTGCAGGAATTAGCAAAGGAATACCCAGATGTAGAGACTGAGCACATGTTTATCGACAACGCCGCTATGCAATTGGTCAAGAATCCGAAGAAATTTGATGTCGTACTAACAGCAAATCTATTTGGCGATATTCTTACAGATGAAGCTTCCCAGATTGCAGGTTCAATGGGTATGTTAGCGTCAGCATCAATTGGAGATGGCACTGGTTTTTTTGAACCCATACACGGATCTGCGCATGATATTGCAGGACAAAATAAAGCCAACCCTTTAGCTTCTATTCTCTCTGTAGCGTTGATGCTAGATATCAGCTTTGGCTTGCAAAATGAAGCCAAGGAAGTCACACAAGCTGTTGCTGACACATTAAAAGCTGGTTGGAGAACTGGCGATATAGCGAATACCCAAACTCCGGCCGACAAACTATTAGGTACAAAAGAAATGGGTGCAAAGGTATTAGAATTTATTAAATAG
- the ilvC gene encoding ketol-acid reductoisomerase: MANYFNTLPLREQLNQLGVAEFMDNSEFAEGVEALKGKKLVIVGCGAQGLNQGLNLRDSGLDVSYALRKEAIEQKRDSWKNATDNNFTVGTYEELIPSADVVINLTPDKQHTSVVNAVMPLMKQGSTLSYSHGFNIVEEGMQIRKDLTVIMVAPKCPGSEVRAEYLRGFGVPTLIAVHPENDPEGKGLAQAKAYCVGTGGHRAGVLRSTFVAEVKSDLMGEQTILCGLLQTGSILSFDKMVEKGIDAGYASKLVQYGVEVITEALKHGGVSGMMDRLSNQAKVKAFEISEDLKDIMRPLFQKHQDDIMAGEFSRVMMEDWANGDANLLKWRAETGETAFEKTPAGDVKIGEQEYFDNYLLMVAFVRAGVELAFETMVEAGIKPESAYYESLHETPLIANTIARKKLFEMNRVISDTAEYGCYLFDQACKPLLGNFMKTVDTDLVGKNFNDGKDGAVDNATLVEINEILRDHPVEVVGRKLRKAMTAMKAIKTT, encoded by the coding sequence ATGGCAAATTATTTCAACACATTACCGCTAAGAGAGCAATTAAACCAATTAGGCGTGGCCGAGTTCATGGACAATTCCGAATTCGCAGAAGGTGTGGAAGCACTAAAAGGCAAAAAATTAGTAATCGTGGGATGTGGAGCTCAAGGATTGAACCAAGGACTTAACTTAAGAGATAGTGGTCTGGATGTTTCTTATGCCTTACGCAAAGAGGCTATTGAACAAAAAAGAGATTCTTGGAAAAATGCAACCGACAATAACTTTACAGTTGGAACCTATGAAGAATTGATTCCTTCGGCAGATGTTGTTATCAACCTCACTCCCGATAAGCAACACACCTCGGTGGTCAATGCAGTGATGCCGTTAATGAAACAAGGGTCGACTTTGTCGTACTCGCACGGTTTCAACATCGTAGAAGAAGGCATGCAAATTCGTAAAGACCTGACCGTCATCATGGTCGCACCTAAGTGTCCTGGTTCTGAAGTGCGTGCCGAATATTTAAGAGGCTTTGGTGTACCAACTCTAATCGCCGTTCACCCAGAGAATGACCCTGAAGGAAAGGGATTAGCGCAAGCTAAAGCATATTGTGTAGGTACTGGTGGTCACCGTGCAGGTGTACTACGTTCAACATTCGTTGCTGAAGTTAAATCAGATCTAATGGGAGAGCAAACTATCCTTTGTGGCCTATTACAGACGGGTTCTATACTTTCATTCGATAAAATGGTCGAAAAGGGAATCGATGCTGGATATGCTTCCAAACTGGTACAATATGGTGTAGAGGTCATTACCGAAGCATTGAAACACGGTGGTGTAAGCGGTATGATGGATCGGTTGAGCAATCAAGCGAAAGTTAAAGCTTTTGAAATTTCAGAAGACTTGAAAGACATTATGCGTCCACTTTTCCAAAAACACCAAGATGATATCATGGCTGGCGAATTCAGTCGTGTAATGATGGAAGATTGGGCCAATGGAGACGCCAACCTATTGAAATGGAGAGCAGAGACAGGTGAAACTGCATTTGAAAAAACACCTGCTGGAGATGTAAAAATAGGCGAACAAGAATATTTTGACAATTATTTGTTAATGGTCGCTTTTGTCAGAGCGGGTGTTGAATTGGCCTTCGAAACGATGGTTGAAGCTGGAATCAAACCAGAATCAGCTTATTACGAGTCCTTACACGAGACACCACTTATCGCCAATACTATTGCCCGTAAGAAACTATTTGAGATGAACCGCGTTATTTCCGACACGGCTGAATATGGTTGCTATTTGTTCGACCAAGCCTGCAAACCGTTGTTAGGTAATTTTATGAAGACGGTGGATACAGACTTAGTCGGTAAAAATTTCAACGATGGTAAAGATGGAGCTGTAGATAATGCAACACTTGTCGAAATCAACGAAATCCTACGTGATCATCCTGTCGAAGTGGTGGGTAGAAAATTACGTAAAGCAATGACTGCTATGAAAGCAATTAAAACTACTTAA
- a CDS encoding ATP-binding cassette domain-containing protein yields the protein MVEPFVHIVNLSLQYGSHTILQDLNWQIFPGEHWLIGGKSGSGKTSLAQAIVGQRKTLGEVSIRFHEAPSLTPKAVYVSSWFQFTNLEGDRNFYYQQRYNKFAKNDTLTVHAELLHHAKVEQLRFEDVQRYLEAFGFDNFQDQQLIEMSSGEHKKLQLVKALWLQPQLLIIDQPYTGLDVQTRKTLNTFFDELAEKGSQLVLINNDDELPNCINRFAEIREGKLHFVNSVQEIEKEENRIRKPLPYFLQQDPQVSAEVMVQMNNINVSYGDKHVLKNISWKIKAGDKWLLQGHNGSGKSTLLSLINGDHPQAYANDIHLFGKKRGSGESIWDIKAHLGIISPELHWYFDSNAKIWQTIASGFFDSVGLYQNLGFDKKQKLDQVLDFFDLTEYKNHTLGTLPLGKQRLALLARTIVKNPELLILDEPCQGLDAEQSRYFNEVVDDLCKHGQTLIYVGHFQSQLPKCINNRLILEKGKVKACEQDIESIPQ from the coding sequence ATGGTAGAGCCTTTTGTCCATATAGTCAATTTATCCCTCCAATACGGTAGCCATACGATATTGCAGGATTTAAATTGGCAAATTTTTCCAGGAGAACATTGGCTCATTGGCGGAAAAAGTGGATCAGGAAAGACTTCATTGGCCCAAGCTATAGTGGGACAACGAAAAACATTGGGAGAAGTAAGTATCCGCTTTCATGAAGCCCCCTCCCTCACTCCTAAAGCCGTATATGTATCCAGCTGGTTCCAATTTACGAACTTAGAAGGTGATCGCAATTTCTATTATCAACAACGATATAATAAATTCGCAAAAAACGACACGCTGACAGTTCACGCAGAACTTTTACACCATGCTAAAGTGGAGCAACTTCGTTTTGAAGATGTCCAAAGATATTTAGAAGCTTTTGGATTTGATAATTTCCAAGATCAACAGCTCATAGAAATGTCTAGCGGTGAGCACAAAAAGCTACAGTTGGTAAAAGCGCTATGGCTACAACCGCAACTGCTAATCATTGACCAACCTTATACTGGATTAGATGTACAGACAAGAAAAACTTTAAATACATTTTTTGATGAACTTGCGGAAAAAGGATCCCAATTGGTTCTCATTAATAATGATGACGAGCTTCCTAACTGTATCAATCGATTTGCAGAAATAAGGGAAGGAAAACTTCATTTTGTAAATTCAGTACAAGAAATCGAAAAAGAAGAAAATCGAATCCGAAAACCTCTTCCCTATTTTCTCCAACAAGATCCACAGGTCTCTGCTGAGGTAATGGTTCAGATGAACAATATAAATGTCTCCTATGGCGACAAGCATGTATTGAAAAATATCAGCTGGAAAATCAAAGCTGGAGACAAATGGCTCCTACAAGGGCACAATGGCTCTGGGAAATCCACGCTTTTGAGCCTAATAAATGGAGATCATCCTCAGGCATATGCGAATGATATCCACCTATTCGGAAAAAAACGCGGCAGTGGAGAGAGCATCTGGGATATAAAAGCCCATTTGGGTATAATCTCACCCGAATTGCATTGGTACTTTGATAGTAACGCCAAAATATGGCAGACCATTGCATCTGGATTCTTTGATTCCGTTGGACTTTACCAAAACCTTGGCTTTGATAAAAAACAAAAACTGGATCAAGTTCTCGATTTTTTTGATTTAACGGAGTATAAAAATCATACGTTGGGCACCTTGCCTTTAGGAAAGCAGCGGTTAGCACTCTTGGCTCGTACGATTGTCAAGAATCCGGAATTACTAATTCTCGATGAACCCTGTCAAGGGCTGGATGCAGAACAGTCCAGGTATTTTAATGAAGTAGTTGACGACCTATGCAAGCATGGACAGACATTAATCTATGTTGGACATTTCCAATCTCAATTACCAAAGTGTATCAACAATCGATTAATATTAGAAAAAGGCAAAGTAAAAGCCTGCGAACAGGATATAGAAAGCATACCACAGTAA
- the ilvB gene encoding biosynthetic-type acetolactate synthase large subunit, translating to MSTLEKTENKAPTIKPKESTQKSGSQAVLEALLCEGVDTVFGYPGGAIMPIYDALYDYNDRLKHILVRHEQGGIHAAQGYARTSGRTGVVFATSGPGATNLVTGLADALIDSNPIVCITGQVFASLLGTDAFQETDVMNITAPITKWNYQVTDASEIPHALAKAFYIASTGRPGPVLIDITKNAQLQLFDYEGYQKCEHVRSYRPAPEVRNEYIEQAANLINAAKKPFVLFGQGIILGKAEQEFKTFIEKSGIPSASTVMGLSALETDHPLHVGMLGMHGNYAPNVMTNECDVLIAIGMRFDDRVTGRLDKYAKQAKVIHLDIDPAEIDKNVQTTVPVWGDCKLSLPLLTAAIKPVDHSQWLAQFRALEKEEIKEVIQNELHPTTDTMTMGEVVNILNELTNGDAIITTDVGQHQMVACRYAKFNNSRSNVTSGGLGTMGFGLPAAIGAWYGAPDKTVVAIIGDGGFQMTLQELGTIMQFGAKVKILILNNEFLGMVRQWQQLFHDKRYSFVNITSPDFVAVAKGYYIEGQKVCERKDLRTALEAMLNHDGAYLLEVMVGKENNVFPMVAQGTSVSEIRLK from the coding sequence ATGAGTACACTGGAAAAAACAGAAAATAAAGCACCAACAATAAAACCCAAAGAATCTACTCAAAAATCGGGTTCTCAAGCGGTGTTGGAAGCTTTATTATGTGAAGGTGTTGACACCGTATTTGGATATCCAGGTGGTGCAATCATGCCTATCTATGATGCCCTTTACGATTATAACGATCGCCTTAAGCATATTTTGGTACGTCACGAGCAGGGAGGTATACATGCCGCTCAAGGTTATGCACGCACCTCAGGTCGTACAGGTGTGGTATTTGCCACTAGTGGTCCAGGGGCAACCAATCTTGTCACCGGCTTAGCGGATGCACTGATTGATAGCAATCCCATCGTTTGCATTACTGGACAGGTATTTGCGTCTTTGTTGGGAACTGATGCATTTCAGGAGACAGATGTCATGAACATTACCGCCCCTATCACAAAATGGAACTACCAGGTAACGGACGCCTCTGAAATCCCCCATGCATTAGCTAAAGCATTCTATATTGCTAGCACTGGGAGACCAGGTCCGGTACTCATTGACATAACAAAAAATGCCCAATTACAATTATTCGATTATGAAGGGTATCAGAAATGTGAACACGTCCGTAGTTATAGACCTGCTCCCGAAGTCAGAAATGAATATATTGAGCAGGCCGCCAATCTCATCAATGCAGCAAAGAAACCTTTTGTTCTATTTGGACAAGGTATAATCTTAGGCAAAGCTGAGCAGGAATTTAAGACCTTCATTGAGAAATCGGGGATCCCCTCAGCTTCAACAGTCATGGGACTCAGCGCCTTGGAGACCGACCACCCCCTACACGTCGGAATGTTGGGAATGCACGGAAACTATGCTCCAAACGTGATGACCAATGAGTGCGACGTACTTATTGCTATAGGTATGCGTTTCGATGATCGTGTGACTGGCCGTTTGGATAAATATGCTAAACAAGCGAAGGTCATACATCTAGATATTGACCCCGCTGAGATAGACAAGAATGTACAAACGACGGTACCTGTATGGGGAGATTGCAAACTTAGTCTTCCTCTTCTAACAGCCGCAATCAAACCAGTCGACCATTCCCAATGGTTAGCCCAATTCAGAGCTTTAGAAAAAGAAGAAATAAAAGAAGTCATTCAAAATGAACTTCACCCGACAACGGATACGATGACAATGGGTGAGGTGGTCAATATACTGAATGAATTAACTAACGGTGATGCAATCATCACAACTGATGTTGGACAACACCAAATGGTCGCTTGTAGATATGCCAAATTTAACAACAGCAGATCAAATGTTACCTCGGGTGGGCTAGGTACAATGGGCTTTGGGTTACCCGCAGCTATCGGAGCTTGGTATGGTGCTCCAGATAAAACCGTTGTGGCTATTATTGGTGACGGAGGTTTCCAGATGACATTACAAGAATTGGGAACTATCATGCAATTTGGAGCGAAAGTTAAGATACTGATTCTTAACAACGAATTCTTAGGGATGGTACGTCAGTGGCAGCAATTGTTCCACGACAAACGTTATTCTTTTGTAAATATCACCAGTCCTGACTTTGTAGCGGTAGCTAAGGGTTACTATATTGAAGGGCAAAAAGTTTGTGAAAGAAAAGACCTTCGGACTGCATTGGAAGCTATGCTGAATCACGATGGCGCATACCTTCTAGAAGTAATGGTGGGAAAAGAGAACAACGTCTTCCCAATGGTTGCACAAGGGACATCTGTCTCAGAGATCCGATTAAAATAA
- the ilvD gene encoding dihydroxy-acid dehydratase, producing MKSSSNGENEMNKYSRTFTQDATQPAAKAMLYGIGLTDADMDKAQVGIASMGYDGNTCNMHLNDLAQVVKTGVWNNDLVGLTFGTIGVSDGMSNGTDGMRYSLVSRDVIADSIETICGGQYYDGLIAIPGCDKNMPGAIIAMGRLDRPAIMVYGGTIAPGHYKGEELNIVSAFEALGQKICGNLSDEDYEGIIKHTCPGAGACGGMYTANTMASAIEALGMSLPYSSSNPAVSDEKKAECLEAGKYIRILLEKDIKPSDIMTRKAFENAIRSIIILGGSTNAVLHFIAIGKAIGVDITQDDFQRMSDETPVLADFKPSGKYLMQDLHQYGGTPAVLKYLLEEGLLHGDCMTVTGKTLAENLENVKSIMDYDQNIIHKLSDPIKATGHLQILYGNLAEKGSVAKISGKEGEKFTGPARVFDGEQRLIKGIQDGTVKQGDVVVIINEGPKGAPGMPEMLKPTSAIIGAGLGKSVALITDGRFSGGTHGFVVGHITPEAYQGGLIGLVENDDIIEIDAVNNSINLKVDEATIAARRAKWTQPALKVSKGVLYKYAKTVADASEGCVTDL from the coding sequence ATGAAGTCATCATCTAACGGCGAAAATGAAATGAATAAGTACAGCCGTACATTTACGCAAGACGCTACACAACCTGCTGCAAAGGCCATGTTATATGGGATCGGACTCACCGATGCTGATATGGACAAAGCACAGGTCGGTATTGCCAGTATGGGATACGATGGTAATACCTGCAACATGCACCTCAATGATCTAGCACAGGTCGTCAAGACAGGTGTTTGGAACAATGATTTAGTAGGTTTGACTTTTGGTACGATTGGAGTAAGTGATGGGATGAGCAATGGCACCGATGGTATGCGCTATTCACTCGTCAGCCGCGATGTCATAGCAGACAGCATTGAGACGATATGCGGAGGACAATATTATGACGGCCTTATAGCTATTCCTGGCTGTGATAAAAATATGCCTGGCGCAATTATCGCTATGGGTCGCCTAGACAGACCAGCTATAATGGTATACGGGGGTACTATCGCTCCTGGTCATTATAAAGGGGAGGAACTCAATATTGTATCCGCATTCGAAGCGTTAGGTCAAAAGATTTGCGGCAACCTGTCCGATGAAGATTATGAAGGGATTATAAAACATACTTGCCCCGGAGCAGGCGCTTGCGGCGGAATGTACACCGCCAATACCATGGCCTCTGCAATCGAAGCTTTAGGCATGAGCTTACCTTATTCCTCCTCTAACCCTGCTGTATCGGATGAGAAAAAAGCAGAATGTCTAGAGGCGGGCAAGTATATCCGTATCCTGTTGGAAAAAGATATCAAACCATCGGATATCATGACCCGAAAGGCATTTGAAAATGCAATTAGATCAATTATCATCCTTGGGGGTAGCACAAATGCGGTATTGCACTTTATCGCTATAGGTAAAGCTATCGGCGTGGATATTACACAAGATGATTTTCAACGGATGAGTGATGAGACGCCAGTGTTAGCAGACTTCAAACCGTCTGGTAAATATCTCATGCAAGATCTCCACCAGTATGGTGGCACACCTGCAGTACTTAAGTACTTGTTGGAGGAAGGACTATTGCATGGAGACTGTATGACCGTAACCGGGAAGACACTAGCTGAAAATCTGGAAAACGTGAAATCAATCATGGATTACGACCAAAATATTATTCACAAACTCAGTGATCCAATAAAAGCAACCGGACACCTTCAGATTTTATATGGAAATCTTGCTGAGAAAGGATCTGTCGCTAAAATATCCGGAAAAGAAGGTGAAAAATTCACAGGACCGGCTCGTGTATTTGACGGAGAGCAACGTCTGATCAAAGGCATACAAGATGGAACCGTCAAACAAGGTGATGTTGTCGTGATCATTAATGAAGGTCCTAAGGGCGCCCCTGGAATGCCAGAAATGTTAAAACCTACATCTGCTATCATTGGAGCAGGACTCGGAAAATCCGTAGCCTTAATTACCGATGGTCGTTTCTCTGGAGGAACACATGGATTTGTCGTAGGACACATCACTCCTGAGGCCTATCAGGGAGGATTGATTGGTTTAGTCGAAAACGATGACATTATCGAAATCGACGCAGTCAACAATTCTATCAACCTAAAGGTAGATGAAGCGACCATTGCCGCAAGACGAGCAAAATGGACTCAACCTGCGTTAAAAGTATCCAAAGGAGTTCTCTACAAATATGCCAAGACCGTGGCAGATGCATCCGAAGGCTGTGTAACAGACCTTTAA
- the leuD gene encoding 3-isopropylmalate dehydratase small subunit produces the protein MKVFKKLTSQVVPLPIENIDTDQIIPARFLKATTREGFGDNLFRDWRFDGDNQPKADFVMNNPTYNGKILVAGKNFGCGSSREHAAWAIQDYGFDVVISSFFADIFKGNALNNGVLPIQVTDEFLEKIFDLVFKNPVTEIIVDLENQTVTLTETGEQSTFDINPYKKSCLINGYDDIDFILNQRTAIEAFEQTQ, from the coding sequence ATGAAAGTATTCAAAAAATTAACATCTCAGGTAGTACCATTACCTATCGAAAATATTGATACCGATCAAATCATTCCTGCGAGATTCTTAAAAGCGACTACAAGAGAAGGATTTGGCGACAATTTATTTCGTGACTGGCGCTTTGATGGGGACAACCAACCCAAAGCTGACTTTGTCATGAACAACCCCACTTACAACGGGAAAATTCTTGTTGCGGGTAAAAACTTCGGATGTGGCTCTAGCCGTGAACACGCTGCATGGGCAATCCAAGATTATGGATTTGATGTTGTTATAAGCTCTTTCTTTGCTGATATTTTTAAAGGAAATGCTTTAAACAATGGTGTATTACCGATTCAAGTTACAGACGAGTTTTTAGAAAAAATATTTGATTTAGTATTCAAAAATCCTGTAACAGAAATTATTGTAGACTTAGAAAATCAAACCGTTACGTTGACGGAAACAGGCGAACAGAGTACATTTGATATCAATCCATACAAAAAATCATGTTTAATCAATGGATATGATGACATTGATTTCATCCTAAACCAAAGAACAGCAATCGAAGCATTCGAACAGACTCAATAA